Proteins encoded in a region of the Labeo rohita strain BAU-BD-2019 chromosome 22, IGBB_LRoh.1.0, whole genome shotgun sequence genome:
- the s1pr4 gene encoding sphingosine 1-phosphate receptor 4 produces MEVLRSHSSASSCPDIYNWTSSSRSLILEHYNFTGRLHHRKPSKKGMSAASVLFLGFSVMIILENLLVLLAVLFGVRLRHRWIFMCIANIALSDLLTGTAYVVNICMSGDRTFKLSPVLWLFREGLLFVALAASIFSLLLIAVERYATMMKPVHQKTTTKTYRIYIMMVLCWATALVIGFLPLMGWNCICDLKSCSTLLPLYSKSYILFALVIFFIILLTIGALYFAIYCHVRGSTDTILVRSRKRSLRLLKAVISIVGVFMVCWGPLFVLLLVDYFCYSRNCSTLFNPEWVIALAVLNSAMNPLIYSFGSLEVRKAIGMLLCCCCLKARLCDPKTFMTKETSSTSGSRHSSLRNSFNKVRSLSTSPQPEPKNGKKPRLSSTTSCLSASSG; encoded by the coding sequence ATGGAGGTCCTGCGTTCCCACAGCTCCGCCTCTTCCTGTCCCGACATCTACAACTGGACCAGCAGCAGCAGGAGTCTCATCTTGGAGCATTACAACTTCACCGGACGCCTCCACCACCGCAAGCCCTCAAAGAAGGGCATGAGTGCCGCCAGCGTCCTGTTCCTGGGCTTCAGTGTCATGATCATCCTGGAGAACCTCCTGGTGCTGCTGGCAGTGTTGTTCGGCGTCCGTCTGCGCCATCGCTGGATATTCATGTGCATCGCCAACATCGCATTGAGCGACCTGCTGACGGGAACCGCCTACGTGGTCAACATCTGCATGTCCGGCGACCGCACCTTCAAGCTAAGCCCGGTCCTGTGGTTATTCCGCGAAGGACTTCTGTTTGTAGCCTTGGCGGCGTCCATATTTAGCCTGCTCTTGATCGCAGTAGAGCGCTACGCCACTATGATGAAGCCCGTCCACCAGAAAACCACCACAAAGACTTACCGGATCTACATAATGATGGTACTCTGCTGGGCAACGGCGCTTGTGATCGGATTCCTTCCCCTGATGGGCTGGAACTGCATTTGTGACCTGAAAAGTTGCTCCACGCTGCTGCCACTCTACTCCAAGAGCTACATCTTGTTCGCCCTGGTCATCTTCTTCATAATCCTGCTCACGATCGGCGCTCTCTATTTCGCCATCTACTGCCACGTCCGCGGTAGCACCGACACCATATTGGTACGCAGCCGCAAGCGCTCGCTGCGCCTCCTGAAGGCCGTCATCTCCATCGTTGGGGTCTTCATGGTTTGTTGGGGTCCTTTGTTCGTCCTCCTGCTGGTGGATTACTTCTGCTACTCTCGCAATTGTAGCACGCTCTTCAATCCTGAATGGGTCATCGCCTTGGCCGTGCTCAACTCAGCCATGAACCCGCTCATTTACTCGTTCGGCAGCCTGGAGGTGCGCAAAGCCATCGGGATGCTCCTGTGCTGCTGCTGTCTGAAGGCGAGACTCTGTGACCCCAAGACCTTCATGACCAAGGAGACGTCCAGCACCTCCGGGAGTCGACATAGCAGTCTGCGCAATAGCTTCAACAAGGTACGATCCCTGAGCACCAGCCCGCAGCCCGAACCGAAGAACGGCAAGAAACCACGCCTCAGCTCCACCACTTCTTGTTTATCTGCATCGAGCGGTTAA